In Musa acuminata AAA Group cultivar baxijiao chromosome BXJ2-3, Cavendish_Baxijiao_AAA, whole genome shotgun sequence, the following proteins share a genomic window:
- the LOC135606640 gene encoding uncharacterized protein LOC135606640, producing MNPPLEIGIVGEKKPVTGSCRLPDDLHEEILSYLPAKTFFRLQPVCKSFHELSEKSDFLHSQSDLCKAVSGFFIKSYSSFDSFLHVDPCAGVPRTFGEFLSKNNGFILGSADGLVFVRHDNRRATTHSLFVYNPARRTRCHLPAPSDMCLEGGIAAVTFMNDGEKVMKDYKLVYLSPTSEWKSFRRCQVYDSVAKMWTMDKRLDFGGAAIDLDHPVVYDETIFWVSTPGPLMMINRYVVAFDLRTKCTQIIRPPERMNIDRSDTIGIGKWEGKSVCLIHYRKSSRVFALELLEKSGNGAIRWVTTHEASLDRMGFTMLCEVATTTLLVFATLEDAYTYSIKDGEIKKLGPLGLWFTSLIPYSNTLRPCGEEEELFETT from the coding sequence ATGAACCCTCCGCTCGAGATCGGCATCGTGGGCGAGAAGAAGCCCGTAACCGGAAGCTGTCGGCTTCCCGACGACTTGCACGAAGAGATCCTGTCCTACCTCCCCGCGAAGACATTCTTCAGACTCCAACCTGTCTGTAAGTCCTTCCACGAGCTCTCGGAAAAGTCTGATTTCCTCCATTCACAATCAGATCTCTGCAAAGCCGTCTCCGGATTCTTCATCAAGAGCTATAGTTCCTTCGACTCCTTTCTCCACGTTGACCCCTGCGCCGGCGTGCCCAGAACCTTTGGCGAATTCCTGAGCAAGAACAATGGCTTCATCCTTGGGTCAGCTGATGGCCTTGTCTTCGTCAGGCACGACAACCGCCGTGCTACCACCCATAGTTTATTTGTCTACAACCCGGCACGTAGGACTCGGTGTCATCTACCCGCACCATCGGACATGTGTCTGGAGGGTGGCATCGCGGCAGTGACCTTCATGAACGACGGAGAGAAGGTGATGAAAGACTACAAGCTGGTCTACCTCTCACCAACCTCGGAGTGGAAATCGTTTCGCCGCTGCCAGGTCTACGACTCGGTGGCAAAGatgtggacgatggacaagcgTCTCGACTTTGGAGGGGCCGCAATAGACTTGGATCACCCGGTGGTCTACGACGAGACCATATTCTGGGTGTCGACTCCGGGACCGCTCATGATGATTAATCGGTACGTCGTCGCTTTCGACCTGAGGACCAAGTGCACGCAGATCATCCGTCCGCCGGAAAGAATGAACATCGATCGCTCCGACACCATTGGGATCGGAAAGTGGGAGGGAAAGTCGGTTTGCCTGATTCATTACCGTAAGTCTTCTCGGGTGTTCGCTCTAGAGCTGCTGGAGAAGAGTGGCAACGGTGCGATACGCTGGGTGACGACGCATGAGGCAAGCTTGGACCGGATGGGGTTCACGATGCTGTGTGAGGTGGCGACGACTACACTACTTGTTTTCGCTACACTTGAAGATGCATACACCTACAGTATAAAGGATGGAGAAATCAAGAAACTGGGACCGCTGGGATTGTGGTTTACatcgttgatcccttactctaatacgcttcggccatgcggtgaagaagaggaactttTCGAAACAACCTGA